One Podospora pseudopauciseta strain CBS 411.78 chromosome 5 map unlocalized CBS411.78m_5, whole genome shotgun sequence DNA window includes the following coding sequences:
- a CDS encoding uncharacterized protein (COG:S; EggNog:ENOG503P2WE) gives MSTIATPRDPPRRIPSSSNLYTPTTSARPSLDINPPSTSLPSSPNLSIPTNQPPKRSRAALREYYNLRTTVPSITTTTTSSPPSPPPASTPASILDSSSFSPTQYLTSLLESSSLSSLLHTYTRLLSEIRALDAEKKALVYNNYSKLITATETIRKMRTTMDPLNPMAGTIDLVVGRVYDMARGLREEMREHCGGEQGRRQGGGGMDRKKKTKELVREVYRGMERMRGFVQQGDRPQAEKEWELPRRLLVKWQEMGVGGKEVRELLREGDGILKGGDNGEDGSD, from the coding sequence atGTCAACAATAGCCACCCCCCGCGACCCCCCCCGTCgaatcccctcctcctcaaacctctacacccccaccacctccgcccgcccctccctcgacatcaaccccccctccacctccctccccagctcccccaacctctccatccccaccaaccaaccccccaaacgcTCCCGCGCCGCCCTCCGCGAATACTACAACCTCCGCACCACTGTCCCTTCTataacaaccaccaccacctcctcccccccttcccccccgccAGCATCAACCCCCGCCTCAATCCTcgactcttcctccttctcccccacgCAGTACctaacctccctcctcgagtcctcctccctctcctccctcctccacacatACACCCGCCTCCTCTCGGAAATCCGCGCCCTCGACGCCGAAAAAAAGGCGCTAGTCTACAACAACTACTCCAAGCTCATTACCGCCACTGAAACAATCCGCAAAATGAGAACAACGATGGATCCGTTAAACCCAATGGCGGGCACGATAGATCTtgttgtggggagggtgtaCGACATGGCTAGGGgattgagggaggagatgagagAGCATTGTGGTGGGGAGCAGGGGAGACGacaagggggtggtgggatggatagaaaaaagaagacgaaagagttggtgagggaggtttatagggggatggagaggatgagggggtttgtgCAGCAGGGGGACCGGCCGCAAGCGGAGAAGGAGTGGGAActgccgaggaggttgttggttaAATGgcaggagatgggggtgggcGGGAAAGAGGTCAGAGAGTTGTTgagagagggggatgggatttTAAAGGGGGGGGACAATGGTGAGGACGGGAGTGATTAG
- a CDS encoding uncharacterized protein (EggNog:ENOG503P3I3; COG:S): MAPEPGRSRNNRRFHPYGSSYVDSPLKFLRRPTDPNVRSLSAADSGSEDQQDDSTLSSLADSVLLKSHSNDGPSHLDDHSDTEESHELGSSSNPIDLTSLLINSQTPPGKSVAGKTVSRFKVAPQPDFGNQKSKRGGPQSAKAPVTPNVIQPRQRSHSDLISHNPAEPKAAASRNHSNQNHTDSQGTNPTKENKIRLRVPPHNHPRTTVTNISPRSAPQQNRTSQPDTLPPMTPQKRPPTQPVPHGRPTQQRRLMAPPPAAPSTIGPSSPPTNVPRPPQNNQMDLSLQLQTALSTTSLPFPSLPFLTRLVQSRNPPPPFPSLLATTRARILSSDITTDMLDPAYINSHSLPSEISNPLTKSATLPHDVVVQVLDIINISKSKWEQVEELEAKARGEEKRGREVVRLPTARGDGEVDQGTQAGTQFQTQQRGEGKATHRILFQDPKGGKIYGLELVRVEKLGVGKTNMGEKWLLKKGTSVSRGVVMLEPGRCECLGGKVEVWNRAWNEGRLERLRVEATGEGTG; this comes from the coding sequence ATGGCTCCAGAACCGGGTCGGTCCCGCAACAATCGACGATTTCATCCTTATGGGAGTTCTTATGTTGATTCCCCGCTCAAGTTTCTGAGGCGACCTACTGATCCGAATGTTCGGTCGCTCTCAGCAGCAGATTCTGGCAGCGAGGACCAGCAGGACGATAGCACGCTTTCTTCTCTTGCGGACAGTGTACTACTTAAGAGCCACTCGAACGACGGGCCCTCTCACCTAGACGACCATAGCGATACAGAAGAGTCCCACGAGCTGGGGTCTTCTTCCAATCCCATCGACCTGACTAGTCTCCTTATTAATTCCCAGACGCCACCTGGCAAGAGTGTCGCCGGCAAGACCGTTTCACGGTTTAAAGTTGCCCCTCAGCCCGATTTTGGCAATCAAAAGTCTAAAAGAGGTGGGCCACAGTCTGCGAAAGCTCCGGTCACCCCAAACGTGATCCAGCCTCGGCAACGCTCTCACTCAGATCTCATCAGCCACAACCCAGCAGAGCCCAAGGCAGCAGCATCCCGGAATCACAGCAATCAAAACCACACAGATTCCCAAGGCACAAATCCcaccaaagaaaacaagatCAGACTCCGAGTCCCGccccacaaccacccaagGACGACCGTTACCAATATCTCACCTCGATCTGCTCCACAGCAGAATCGCACCAGTCAACCGGACACTTTACCCCCTATGACCCCCCAAAAGcgacccccaacccaacccgtTCCTCACGGCCGTCCCACCCAGCAACGCCGGCTCAtggccccccctcccgcagCACCATCCACTATCGGACCCAGCAGCCCACCAACCAACGTGCCCCGGCCCCCTCAAAACAACCAAATGgacctctccctccaactTCAaaccgccctctccaccacctccctccccttcccctccctccccttcctaaCCCGCCTAGTCCAATCccgcaacccccctccccccttcccctctttACTAGCAACCACCCGCGCGAGAATATTATCCTcagacatcaccaccgacatGCTCGACCCAGCCTACATCAATtcccactccctcccctctgAGATATCGAACCCTCTCACAAAATCTGCCACCTTGCCTCACGACGTGGTGGTTCAAGTGTTGGATATCATCAACATCTCCAAGTCAAAGTGGGAGCaagtggaggagttggaagCCAAGGCtcggggggaggagaagaggggaagggaggtTGTCAGGTTACCTACCgcgaggggggatggggaggttgatcaAGGGACGCAGGCGGGGACACAGTTCCAGACGCAGCAAAGGGGAGAAGGGAAAGCAACGCATAGAATTCTTTTTCAGGATCCAAAAGGGGGAAAGATTTACGGGCTGGAATTGGTCAGGGTGGAGAAGCTTGGTGTGGGGAAGACGAATATGGGGGAGAAGTGGCTATTGAAAAAGGGAACGAGCGTGAgcaggggggtggtgatgctcGAGCCGGGGAGGTGTGAGTGTTTGGGTGGGAAGGTGGAGGTTTGGAATCGGGCGTGGAATGAAGGgcggttggagaggttgagggtggagGCGACTGGGGAGGGCACTGGTTAG